A single Ptiloglossa arizonensis isolate GNS036 chromosome 2, iyPtiAriz1_principal, whole genome shotgun sequence DNA region contains:
- the LOC143143232 gene encoding gametogenetin-binding protein 2-like, translating to MAKLVDVWRDDDPVDLTRRQMPLIVDENLTMIMDINGLGAICDNPLARGKRLDEFTIILDMLTKDEIKASFKITCKDMLAILGQAVPCVGCRRSVERLFYDLMKSGHPALDPLVITPEGLLSIKDNVLESPQLLCTMIQGHSIRLNSLVERQPRNKKSRRCVLHSLEIQRMRPLPSAWREVWDCMELPCRQELALIETDTLNATLDTYLRKHRFCGECRTKVLLASSLLTTEPEPTKEKGYVAALYSGIKRCMRGSHVHLPTSTDYISTLIGRAQPELMGRERHAKTLEIAQEEVLTCLGICVAERLHRVHRRLREEETVCKVLAAVAVDALARNFQMAIEVKQGISQLELLYEELTREEIAKQQRREKLRLKRKKKKERRYETEEKENTCDCSSKRQSGNSETPCVCADSKPTTQNIDRHKLQVLDPKNKGPPTCKCPDCIKKSKSTSISQSQTQLAFPKKSSNLQKTAVKKGSSESKVKVTTNQLKKNDTSVKNLSEEELFETCESCKDFSEKIEDRHWHSLEDCKDPMAKEIVDAWIGKPSKRYNMWIEMKKRFELSISERKSRSSSEQSSLDCGYSSEHNISSSSLPSTPEGSEVACSDACCNHERDCHDIRPSDKLVHSNSSISLLKERGGGLTLTQMLEDSYLSDDEEKESYIPAEEVLEFKSRMCQVLEKRQELRQTLRKRFAILCSHHKPFTIPN from the exons ATGGCGAAACTGGTAGACGTTTGGCGGGACGATGACCCGGTCGATTTGACGCGAAGACAAATGCCGTTGATTGTCGATGAGAATCTCACG ATGATTATGGATATAAATGGTTTGGGAGCAATCTGTGATAATCCATTAGCGCGTGGTAAACGGCTTGATGAATTTACTATAATACTTGATATGCTTACAAAAGATGAAATAAAAGCATCATTTAAAATTACGTGCAAAGACATGCTTGCAATTTTAGGTCAAGCTGTTCCATGTGTTGGTTGTAGGAGAAG TGTTGAAAGATTGTTCTATGACCTCATGAAGTCAGGACATCCAGCATTAGATCCTTTGGTAATTACACCCGAAGGTTTATTGTCAATAAAAGATAATGTTTTGGAGTCACCACAATTACTTTGTACAATGATTCAAGGACATAG CATTAGGTTAAACAGTTTAGTTGAAAGACAGCCTAGAAATAAAAAGTCAAGAAGATGTGTATTGCACTCGTTAGAAATCCAGCGAATGAGACCCCTTCCAAGTGCATGGAGAGAAGTATGGGATTGTATGGAACTTCCTTGTCGCCAAGAACTTGCTCTGATAGAAACCGATACTCTTAATGCTACTTTGGATACATATTTACGTAAACATCG ATTCTGTGGAGAATGTCGTACAAAAGTACTGTTAGCATCTTCTCTGTTAACGACAGAACCTGAACCAACAAAAGAAAAGGGCTATGTTGCTGCCCTATATTCCGGGATCAAACGTTGCATGCGTGGTAGTCATGTACATTTACCTACTAGCACAGATTACATTAGTACTCTAATTGGCCGTGCTCAACCAGAACTTATGGGAAG GGAAAGACATGCAAAAACATTAGAAATTGCTCAGGAAGAGGTACTTACATGTTTAGGAATATGTGTAGCTGAGCGTTTACATAGGGTTCATCGACGATTAAGAGAAGAAGAAACTGTATGTAAAGTATTAGCTGCTGTTGCAGTAGATGCATTAGCCAGGAATTTCCAA ATGGCTATAGAAGTTAAACAAGGTATTTCTCAACTAGAACTTCTGTATGAGGAAttaacgagggaagaaatagcAAAACAGCAACGACGTGAAAAGTTACGTCTGAAAcgcaagaagaagaaagaacgcCGATATGAaacagaagagaaagaaaatacatGTGAT TGTTCAAGTAAAAGGCAAAGTGGTAACAGTGAAACACCATGTGTCTGTGCAGATTCAAAACCCACAACACAAAATATAGACCGACATAAG ttacaaGTATTAGATCCGAAAAATAAGGGACCACCTACATGTAAATGTCCAGACTGTATAAAAAAATCAAAATCTACTAGTATATCACAAAGTCAAACTCAGTTAGCATTCCCCAAGAAATCATCAAACTTGCAAAAAACTGCAGTTAAAAAAGGTTCTTCCGAATCAAAAGTAAAAGTTACTACAAATCAATTAAAAAAGAATGACACATCTGTTAAGAACCTTTCTGAAGAAGAACTATTTGAAACGTGTGAATCGTGTAAG GATTTTTCCGAGAAAATTGAAGATCGTCACTGGCATAGTCTAGAAGACTGTAAAGATCCAATGGCTAAAGAAATAGTTGACGCGTGGATAGGAAAACCAAGCAAAAGATACAACATGtggatagaaatgaaaaaacgtTTTGAATTATCAATCTCGGAGAGAAAAAGTCGATCTTCGAGTGAACAATCATCACTAGATTGTGGTTATTCCTCGGAACATAATATTAGCAGTTCTTCTCTTCCTAGTACACCAGAAGGATCGGAAGTAGCTTGCAGTGATGCATGTTGTAACCACGAAAGAGATTGTCATGACATACGGCCGTCTGATAAACTTGTTCATTCCAATTCTAGCATCTCTTTACTGAAGGAAAGGGGTGGGGGACTAACACTTACACAGATGTTAGAA GATTCCTACTTGTCAGAtgacgaagagaaagagagttaTATTCCGGCAGAAGAAGTGTTGGAGTTCAAATCTCGAATGTGCCAAGTTCTTGAGAAACGACAAGAACTTCGTCAGACACTTAGAAAACGTTTTGCTATTTTATGCAGCCATCACAAACCCTTTACCATTCCTaactaa